The window ACAGCGTGGTCGTCGGGAACTCGCGTGAGTACGACCGGATGCATGGCTCCGCTCCGACGGAGTTCGGCCGGGTCAAATCGCCCAATTCGATCCACGCTGCCGGCATCGAGCGCAGCGGTGATCATGCCAACAACGGTCTCGCGGGCAGCTGGATGGACAATCACGGGCGGACAGACGCTCAGGCATGCCACCAGCTCGTCCACCCAGGGGGGCTCGTCGCGGCCGCGCACATACATGACACGCCGCGGACCGATACAAGATGCTCCACTGTTGAACGTCAGCCCGAACCGGATCGCGTTGATCACTCGGTGATGGTCGGCGTCGCCGAGAACAATGACCGCATCGACCCCGGACAGTTCCATGATGGCAGGTGTCAATTGTTCCGAAGTTTGTCGTAATACTGCTCGCCCGGTACTCGCCGCTCCCGTCAGAACGACGAGGTCCACGCCCTCGTCAATCGCGTTTTTCGCCGCCTCAGTCGTGGAATCCAGCAGTTGGAGAGCTTCCGCTGGCACGCCCGCTCGGCGAAATGCGTCAACCCACTCCGCGACGACCGCGGTGGTTCCCGGGGCGGGTTTGAGCTGGACCTGATTGCCTGCCGCGAGTGCCTGGGCAGTCTGCACGGCGGCTAGGAAAATCGGGTAGTTCCACGCCCCGAGGATCAAAACCTTACCCCACGGCTGTCGCTGGACGACGCTTCGCACGCCCCACATCCACATCGGCCGCCCGGCAAGACCGACCTGGCGGTCGGCTAGTTGGCGGGGGCCGTGACGGGCGATCCACAGCAACGCATCGCACAGGGGAATCAGTTCCGACGCTACCGTCTCGGCATCGTCGCGACGCTGGTCACTGTGGGATTTCCTAATCAGCTGATCGGCCGAGCGAGCGAGCTCATGACGCGCCTGGCCCACGATTCGGCATCGATCCCGCGTCGACCGCATAGCCCAAAGCGGCGGTTCGTGATAATTTGTCGCTCGTGTCAATTCGTTCTCTTCAGGTTGGAAAACCGGGTGACAGCCAATCCTACCAGCCCAGCTAGCTGCCCGTGAGTGTCCGGAATCAATTGTTGCCGGGCGTAATCGGTCAATCTCCCGCCATGCGCGAAGTCGATCGCGTGACCCGCAAGGTCGCCGTCAGTAATGCATCGGTGCTCATTTTAGGGGAGACCGGCACGGGTAAGGAACTCGTTGCCTCGGCGATCCATCAGCTGAGCCACCGCAGTGGTGGGCCGTTCGTCAAGGTGAATTGTGGTGCGCTGAGTGAAAGTTTGCTCGAGAGCGAGCTTTTCGGTCACGTACGCGGTTCATT of the Allorhodopirellula heiligendammensis genome contains:
- a CDS encoding aldehyde dehydrogenase family protein → MTRATNYHEPPLWAMRSTRDRCRIVGQARHELARSADQLIRKSHSDQRRDDAETVASELIPLCDALLWIARHGPRQLADRQVGLAGRPMWMWGVRSVVQRQPWGKVLILGAWNYPIFLAAVQTAQALAAGNQVQLKPAPGTTAVVAEWVDAFRRAGVPAEALQLLDSTTEAAKNAIDEGVDLVVLTGAASTGRAVLRQTSEQLTPAIMELSGVDAVIVLGDADHHRVINAIRFGLTFNSGASCIGPRRVMYVRGRDEPPWVDELVACLSVCPPVIVHPAARETVVGMITAALDAGSVDRIGRFDPAELRRSGAMHPVVLTRVPDDHAVLQTDLFAPVLSLLPMDSLDATVAQVNDCRYRLAASVFGSANAAATVAGQLDVGSVTINDLVAPTADPRLPFGGRRESGFGVTRGPEGLLAMTTPRVISTRSGRIAPHLSPRRDTDAELLTGVMQWNHGSGFRERIAGLRRLTSAVRRRGRVKQ